One segment of Drosophila ananassae strain 14024-0371.13 chromosome 3R, ASM1763931v2, whole genome shotgun sequence DNA contains the following:
- the LOC6498263 gene encoding PI-PLC X domain-containing protein 2 isoform X1, with amino-acid sequence MSNEHWMRDLAPELRDLSIINLAIPGSHNSMTYGISRKSKIAPDAETAIRRWHRFFPCIVRRWCKTQSYGVLDQLQAGVRYFDLRIAQEDGKFYYCHGVFSMEVFEPLLELRQFLETHPEEVVILDLQHFYALTVAHHQQLHKDLIQFFGHLLYSTVDGPLNDCSLNRCLQLRRQVVIIYRRCPIPLPLRFWPSFAWPTPWPNKASVKKLQSFLEDSLLSRQPHQGYVSQCLITPTGRYIAFRFFLSLKSTAKKVDKKLEPWIVEQVPGPFENKETPRVNVFLADFVNLKDGQFCNLVLELNSKLQIRMKELDMEVESST; translated from the exons ATGAGCAATGAGCACTGGATGCGGGACCTGGCGCCGGAGCTGCGAGATCTGTCAATCATCAACCTGGCCATTCCCG GCTCCCACAATTCCATGACATATGGCATTAGCAGAAAGTCGAAGATTGCTCCTGATGCGGAGACAGCTATCCGGCGATGGCATCGTTTCTTTCCCTGCATAGTGCGACGTTGGTGCAAGACCCAGTCCTACGGAGTCCTCGACCAACTCCAGGCGGGCGTGCGCTACTTCGACCTGCGAATAGCCCAGGAGGATGGCAAATTCTACTACTGCCACGGGGTGTTTTCCATGGAGGTGTTTGAACCACTGCTAGAGCTCAGACAGTTTTTGGAAACACATCCCGAGGAGGTGGTCATCCTGGACTTGCAGCACTTTTACGCTCTGACCGTGGCGCATCACCAGCAATTGCACAAGGATCTGATCCAGTTTTTCGGTCATCTTCTCTACTCCACTGTCGATGGACCGCTCAATGATTGCTCCCTAAACCGATGCTTGCAGCTGCGACGCCAGGTGGTGATCATCTACCGTCGATGTCCGATTCCGCTGCCCCTGCGCTTTTGGCCCAGCTTTGCGTGGCCCACGCCCTGGCCAAACAAAGCGAGCGTAAAGAAACTACAATCCTTTCTCGAGGATTCTCTTCTATCCCGTCAGCCACATCAGGGATATGTCTCCCAGTGCCTTATCACACCCACAGGACGGTACATAGCCTTTCGCTTCTTCTTAAGCCTCAAGTCGACGGCGAAGAAAGTGGACAAGAAGCTAGAGCCCTGGATAGTGGAGCAAGTGCCAGGGCCCTTTGAGAACAAGGAAACGCCCCGCGTAAATGTTTTTCTTGCCGATTTCGTCAACCTTAAGGACGGACAATTCTGTAACTTAGTCCTGGAGCTGAACAGCAAATTACAGATACGAATGAAGGAGCTAGATATGGAAGTAGAATCATCAACTTGA
- the LOC6498263 gene encoding PI-PLC X domain-containing protein 2 isoform X2, with product MTYGISRKSKIAPDAETAIRRWHRFFPCIVRRWCKTQSYGVLDQLQAGVRYFDLRIAQEDGKFYYCHGVFSMEVFEPLLELRQFLETHPEEVVILDLQHFYALTVAHHQQLHKDLIQFFGHLLYSTVDGPLNDCSLNRCLQLRRQVVIIYRRCPIPLPLRFWPSFAWPTPWPNKASVKKLQSFLEDSLLSRQPHQGYVSQCLITPTGRYIAFRFFLSLKSTAKKVDKKLEPWIVEQVPGPFENKETPRVNVFLADFVNLKDGQFCNLVLELNSKLQIRMKELDMEVESST from the coding sequence ATGACATATGGCATTAGCAGAAAGTCGAAGATTGCTCCTGATGCGGAGACAGCTATCCGGCGATGGCATCGTTTCTTTCCCTGCATAGTGCGACGTTGGTGCAAGACCCAGTCCTACGGAGTCCTCGACCAACTCCAGGCGGGCGTGCGCTACTTCGACCTGCGAATAGCCCAGGAGGATGGCAAATTCTACTACTGCCACGGGGTGTTTTCCATGGAGGTGTTTGAACCACTGCTAGAGCTCAGACAGTTTTTGGAAACACATCCCGAGGAGGTGGTCATCCTGGACTTGCAGCACTTTTACGCTCTGACCGTGGCGCATCACCAGCAATTGCACAAGGATCTGATCCAGTTTTTCGGTCATCTTCTCTACTCCACTGTCGATGGACCGCTCAATGATTGCTCCCTAAACCGATGCTTGCAGCTGCGACGCCAGGTGGTGATCATCTACCGTCGATGTCCGATTCCGCTGCCCCTGCGCTTTTGGCCCAGCTTTGCGTGGCCCACGCCCTGGCCAAACAAAGCGAGCGTAAAGAAACTACAATCCTTTCTCGAGGATTCTCTTCTATCCCGTCAGCCACATCAGGGATATGTCTCCCAGTGCCTTATCACACCCACAGGACGGTACATAGCCTTTCGCTTCTTCTTAAGCCTCAAGTCGACGGCGAAGAAAGTGGACAAGAAGCTAGAGCCCTGGATAGTGGAGCAAGTGCCAGGGCCCTTTGAGAACAAGGAAACGCCCCGCGTAAATGTTTTTCTTGCCGATTTCGTCAACCTTAAGGACGGACAATTCTGTAACTTAGTCCTGGAGCTGAACAGCAAATTACAGATACGAATGAAGGAGCTAGATATGGAAGTAGAATCATCAACTTGA
- the LOC6498262 gene encoding protein nessun dorma: MEVFTFEKSFLERLKEAEAVLSWEGAVMPASQVRSEWKSYVELKIEPAGWQAIWKIPRVICEDLKLRFPTIVYGYVDQVIFDELKAVFVVTAVQDSDVHLPETNEVSLVELWPTVEQENSALNVDTTAECIDCLRFFYSHVWMPWDKDYDDDRDWVQMHLQARIQLACDLSKNKLSRPLALHMRNLLEEARYIQQRLEYLELDLSDVEAESDDEAVELNAPEPARKQPKTGNANASLNASTLPVTDLMCLHLRMAIIRSEFEILENPEMRRAYSELQSNTLKRNMLQRSSGKLRNSEDSLIERAPICHVVTVPAKLQEQVHLLLLAKEQIKSNRQVQLANTLQDVLGICQSNDDIFLSPGKHTIKFLEHLNDNGSLNGLIRPDDILAPKIELTKLPVVCSSDEDSTLLVISGDYTLSQLVLDCRHVRRGILLRNGTLTVRGCRLMGDGNSSTQEGIVCMPGASVELKSCIVENFAVGISLRPRSSAELGNVQVKSCITGLELLEKTASLNLQGSKCALDNCKVGIMADGLPLGEGKSEKSLVLKQFSELQCYNENNLLGNCKFNNCSTNIRVFNESEQLLAQHSHKQLFEEDLGSENKENIQAV; this comes from the exons ATGGAAGTTTTTACCTTTGAGAAATCTTTTTTGGAGCGTCTAAAGGAAGCGGAGGCGGTGCTTTCGTGGGAGGGTGCTGTGATGCCGGCCTCCCAGGTGCGATCCGAGTGGAAGTCCTACGTGGAGTTAAAGATCGAGCCTGCAG GCTGGCAGGCTATTTGGAAGATACCGCGCGTCATCTGCGAGGATCTGAAGCTACGCTTTCCCACTATAGTCTATGGATATGTGGACCAGGTCATATTTGACGAGCTGAAGGCTGTGTTCGTGGTGACAGCTGTGCAGGACAGCGATGTTCACCTGCCGGAGACTAACGAGGTATCCCTGGTAGAGCTGTGGCCAACAGTTGAACAAGAGAACTCCGCCTTGAACGTGGACACTACGGCGGAGTGCATCGACTGCTTAAGATTCTTTTATTCGCACGTGTGGATGCCCTGGGACAAGGACTATGACGATGACCGGGATTGGGTTCAAATGCATCTGCAAGCCCGCATTCAGCTGGCCTGCGACCTAAGCAAGAATAAACTGTCTCGCCCTTTGGCTCTGCACATGCGCAACCTGCTGGAAGAGGCCAGGTATATACAGCAGCGCCTCGAGTACTTAGAACTAGACCTGAGTGACGTTGAGGCAGAGAGCGACGATGAGGCGGTGGAGTTGAACGCCCCCGAACCGGCTAGAAAGCAACCTAAAACAGGTAACGCGAATGCCAGCTTGAACGCATCCACCTTGCCGGTAACGGATCTCATGTGTCTTCACCTGCGTATGGCTATAATACGGAGTGAGTTTGAAATCCTCGAAAACCCCGAGATGAGGCGGGCATACAGCGAGCTGCAATCAAATACATTGAAGCGAAATATGCTGCAACGCAGCTCGGGAAAGTTACGGAACTCGGAAGACTCTTTGATAGAACGTGCTCCGATTTGTCACGTAGTAACAGTTCCGGCCAAATTGCAGGAGCAAGTCCACCTGCTGCTTTTGGCAAAGGAGCAGATTAAATCAAATAGACAAGTCCAACTAGCCAACACACTCCAGGATGTACTCGGCATTTGTCAGAGCAATGACGACATATTTTTGTCTCCCGGCAAACATACTATTAAGTTCTTGGAACACCTCAACGACAACGGCAGCCTCAATGGCTTAATTAGACCGGATGATATTCTAGCACCCAAAATCGAGCTGACAAAACTGCCTGTAGTATGCTCGAGCGACGAGGATAGCACTTTACTGGTCATAAGCGGGGATTACACTCTGTCCCAGCTGGTTTTGGACTGCCGGCACGTCCGTCGGGGAATTCTCCTTCGAAATGGCACCTTGACCGTGCGTGGGTGTCGTCTAATGGGAGATGGTAACTCCAGCACGCAGGAAGGCATCGTGTGCATGCCGGGAGCAAGTGTGGAACTGAAGAGCTGCATCGTCGAGAACTTTGCAGTGGGAATTTCGCTTCGGCCACGATCCAGCGCTGAGTTGGGCAATGTCCAAGTAAAAAGCTGTATTACAGGATTGGAGCTTCTCGAAAAGACGGCCTCGTTGAATTTGCAGGGCAGCAAGTGCGCTCTGGATAACTGTAAAGTGGGAATCATGGCAGACGGATTACCACTCGGAGAAGGAAAATCCGAGAAGTCGCTAGTCCTAAAGCAATTTAGTGAGCTCCAATg CTACAACGAAAATAATCTTTTGGGAAATTGCAAGTTTAACAATTGCTCGACAAACATCAGAGTTTTTAACGAATCGGAACAGCTGCTGGCTCAGCATTCGCATAAACAACTTTTCGAGGAGGATCTGGGAAGCGAAAATAAGGAGAATATTCAAGCGgtataa
- the LOC6497273 gene encoding transcription initiation factor TFIID subunit 13, whose amino-acid sequence MASNNLPEENFEGGDFNFDDDGDDDQLVATNAGRKRLFSKELRCMMFGFGDDKNPYTETVDLLEDLVIEYIAETTHRAMEIGRTGRVQVEDIIFLVRKDPRKYARVKDLLTMNEELKKARKAFDEIKYVGNEGKLK is encoded by the exons ATGGCTTCAAACAATTTGCCGGAGGAAAATTTTGAGGGCGGCGAC TTTAACTTTGATGATGATGGGGATGATGACCAACTGGTGGCAACAAACGCCGGACGAAAGCGTCTGTTCAGCAAA GAACTGCGTTGCATGATGTTTGGGTTCGGGGACGACAAGAACCCCTACACGGAAACTGTTGATCTACTGGAAGATTTGGTCATCGAATACATTGCCGAAACCACGCACAGGGCTATGGAGATTGGTCGAACTGGTCGTGTGCAGGTGGAGGATATTATATTCTTGGTGCGCAAAGATCCACGCAAATATGCTCGAGTCAAGGACTTGCTAACCATGAACGAAGAACTGAAAAAGGCACGCAAGGCCTTCGACGAGATCAAGTATGTTG GCAACGAGGGAAAGCTCAAATGA
- the LOC6498261 gene encoding pyridine nucleotide-disulfide oxidoreductase domain-containing protein 1 encodes MSRKCDFLVVGGGIAGVSCAETLAICRPNASILLLTESRIVKSVTNLVPIARYLHKFDVREQDVSEMGVTIDTLVDQLDHINSSEHWIRTKGGLVIRYDYLCLCTGGAPKLFNLRHEKSRIIGIRDTDSVLELQRRLVAAKDVLILGNGGIASELAYELKDVNVHWVVKDSHISATFVDPGAAEFFQLARSEVPEKDAHPKTAIKRMRYGEMMPKEQQESSHGAALGPDWHRTFDLSGAARNGDKVLPKIYYKSHILDYQELPERGLAIKLGHDDGSSEEIVCDFIVSATGVQPRHEYTSDSPITLASDGGFAVDEMMRTNLPDVYAAGDVCTASWSPAPHWFQMRLWTQARQMGSMAGRSMAAKSEGETVYQDFCFELFGHVTQLFGFPVVLLGRFNGQDLGRDYEILVRCTRHKEYIKFVLQNGKLRGAILIGDTDLAETCENLILNGINLEPYGDDILNPDIDIEDYFD; translated from the coding sequence ATGTCACGGAAGTGTGATTTTCTGGTCGTCGGAGGCGGCATTGCAGGTGTAAGTTGTGCTGAGACATTGGCCATCTGTCGGCCCAATGCCTCTATTCTTCTGCTCACGGAATCGCGCATCGTAAAGAGCGTCACAAATCTGGTGCCCATCGCCCGCTATCTGCACAAGTTTGACGTCCGAGAGCAAGATGTGTCAGAAATGGGAGTCACCATAGATACGCTGGTGGACCAGCTGGATCACATCAACAGCAGCGAACACTGGATTCGCACCAAAGGCGGTCTGGTTATCCGCTATGACTATTTATGCCTTTGCACTGGCGGAGCTCCGAAATTATTCAACTTACGCCACGAAAAATCTCGTATAATTGGAATCAGGGACACGGATTCCGTTCTGGAATTGCAGCGACGACTGGTGGCGGCCAAGGACGTCCTGATTCTGGGAAACGGAGGCATAGCTAGTGAACTGGCCTACGAACTAAAGGACGTAAATGTGCACTGGGTGGTGAAGGACAGCCATATTTCAGCTACCTTTGTAGATCCTGGAGCAGCAGAATTCTTCCAGTTGGCCAGGAGCGAAGTGCCGGAGAAGGACGCCCATCCAAAAACAGCCATTAAGCGGATGCGTTATGGAGAAATGATGCCGAAGGAACAGCAGGAAAGTAGTCATGGCGCTGCTCTGGGTCCCGATTGGCATCGGACCTTCGACTTGAGTGGCGCTGCTAGGAATGGAGATAAagttttgccaaaaatttacTACAAGTCTCACATACTAGACTACCAGGAACTTCCCGAAAGGGGGCTTGCAATTAAACTGGGCCATGACGACGGCTCTTCCGAAGAGATAGTCTGTGATTTCATTGTATCTGCCACAGGAGTCCAACCCCGTCATGAATACACTTCCGACTCGCCAATTACGTTGGCAAGCGACGGAGGCTTCGCCGTTGATGAGATGATGCGAACCAATCTGCCGGACGTCTATGCGGCGGGCGACGTGTGCACTGCTTCCTGGTCACCTGCGCCGCACTGGTTCCAAATGCGTCTTTGGACACAGGCCCGTCAAATGGGCTCCATGGCGGGACGGAGCATGGCGGCCAAGAGCGAGGGAGAAACTGTGTACCAGGATTTTTGTTTCGAGCTTTTCGGTCATGTCACGCAGCTTTTTGGGTTCCCAGTCGTACTTCTAGGACGCTTCAACGGCCAAGATCTGGGTCGGGACTACGAAATACTAGTGCGATGCACTCGGCATAAGGAATACATCAAGTTTGTACTCCAAAACGGAAAACTGAGGGGTGCCATACTGATTGGAGACACCGACTTAGCCGAGACCTGCGAGAACCTTATTCTGAATGGCATAAACCTGGAACCATATGGCGATGATATACTCAATCCCGACATTGACATTGAAGACtattttgattaa